In the genome of Paenibacillus pabuli, one region contains:
- a CDS encoding glycoside hydrolase family 95 protein, with protein MSPFNERTKDNRLWYRQPATRWEEALPIGNGRLGGMVYGGAADEQIQLNEDTLWSGFPRDTIQYSSQRYLKQTRELIMSGQYSEAEELLNREMLGRDVEAYQPMGHFKLQHEDLVGIPFDEFERELNLHKGITTTKYSYEGTHYVREVYASAPDDLMVCTITSDRDGAVNVSVTLDSPHPYHVEASGHALTLFSRCPSHVESNYFRDHPESVIYEEDRGTAYAVRLAATLTGKNAEIAIRDGKLHIQEADQVVFYLTAATAFEGYDVAPVKEGVLLEQECVEVITKAMAHGMKALRERHVLDHEALFSRVSIDLGASANEELPTDERLQAYQAGANDPGLEALYFQYGRYLLMGSSRKGSQPANLQGIWNHQVEPPWHSDYTININTEMNYWPAEVCNLSECHEPLFGLLEDLSDTGRRTARILYGARGWTAHHNVDIWRTSTPTGGDASWAFWPMGGVWLTSHLWEHYLFTRDQQFLAERAYPIMKEAALFCLDWLVEGTDGYLVTAPSTSPENKFLTQEGEARSISMASTMDMTLIRELFDRCIEATMRLDVDQELAKEWSEARSKLYPFRIGGEGQLQEWFKDFAESEPGHRHVSHLYGLYPGEQINRLDTPELVAAAQVSLERRISQGGGHTGWSCAWLINLYARLLDSKLAHQFVRTLLARSTHPNLFDDHPPFQIDGNFGGTAGIAEMLLQSHLGELHLLPALPDHWANGSVKGLRARGAYTVAMEWADGRLSGAEIKADHEGSVTIRSAYPLRVEGNEQAKAQLTPQGDYVVILTMAAGQTTRVSS; from the coding sequence ATGTCCCCATTTAATGAGAGAACAAAAGACAACCGACTGTGGTATCGTCAGCCCGCTACGCGTTGGGAGGAGGCGCTTCCTATCGGCAATGGCCGCCTTGGCGGTATGGTATACGGCGGAGCAGCAGATGAACAAATCCAGCTAAATGAAGATACATTGTGGTCCGGATTTCCACGTGACACCATTCAGTACAGCAGTCAGCGGTACCTGAAGCAGACTCGTGAACTGATTATGTCCGGGCAATATAGTGAAGCTGAAGAATTGCTGAACCGTGAAATGCTCGGACGTGATGTGGAAGCCTATCAGCCGATGGGTCACTTTAAGTTGCAGCATGAGGATCTGGTTGGAATCCCGTTTGATGAATTTGAGCGGGAGCTTAATCTCCACAAAGGGATTACAACGACGAAATATTCATATGAAGGCACACATTATGTACGTGAAGTATATGCCAGTGCACCGGATGATCTCATGGTTTGTACCATCACTTCTGATCGTGATGGAGCTGTGAACGTCAGTGTTACTTTGGATAGTCCACATCCATATCACGTTGAGGCTTCGGGCCATGCACTTACGTTGTTCAGTAGATGTCCGAGTCATGTTGAATCGAATTATTTCAGAGATCATCCAGAGTCTGTCATCTACGAAGAAGATCGAGGGACGGCTTATGCTGTGCGATTGGCCGCTACTCTGACGGGCAAGAATGCCGAAATAGCGATTAGGGACGGGAAGCTTCATATTCAGGAAGCCGACCAGGTTGTTTTTTATCTGACCGCGGCGACTGCTTTTGAAGGTTATGATGTAGCGCCTGTAAAAGAAGGTGTGCTTCTGGAGCAGGAGTGCGTGGAGGTAATCACCAAAGCGATGGCTCATGGCATGAAAGCACTTCGGGAGCGACATGTGCTGGATCATGAGGCTTTATTTTCAAGAGTATCTATTGATCTCGGCGCATCAGCCAATGAAGAATTGCCTACAGATGAACGGCTGCAAGCTTATCAGGCTGGAGCCAATGATCCCGGCTTGGAGGCACTCTATTTTCAATATGGCAGATATCTGTTAATGGGTAGTTCGCGCAAAGGAAGTCAACCAGCCAATCTGCAGGGAATCTGGAATCATCAGGTGGAGCCGCCATGGCACAGTGATTACACAATTAATATCAATACCGAGATGAATTACTGGCCGGCAGAAGTATGTAACCTGAGTGAATGCCATGAGCCGCTGTTTGGCTTGTTGGAGGATCTAAGCGATACCGGGAGAAGAACAGCGCGCATTCTGTACGGAGCGCGCGGCTGGACAGCCCATCATAATGTAGATATCTGGAGGACTTCCACGCCTACAGGCGGAGACGCTAGTTGGGCGTTCTGGCCGATGGGCGGTGTTTGGCTGACTTCACACCTGTGGGAGCATTATTTGTTTACCCGTGATCAGCAATTCCTTGCGGAACGTGCGTATCCAATCATGAAGGAAGCGGCACTCTTCTGTCTCGACTGGCTGGTGGAGGGAACAGATGGATATCTGGTTACGGCTCCCTCAACCTCTCCAGAGAACAAGTTTCTCACCCAGGAAGGTGAAGCTCGCAGCATCTCCATGGCTTCGACGATGGATATGACATTGATCCGTGAATTGTTCGATCGATGTATTGAAGCAACGATGCGGCTGGATGTGGATCAGGAGCTGGCGAAGGAGTGGAGTGAGGCACGCAGCAAGCTCTACCCATTCCGAATCGGAGGCGAGGGGCAGCTGCAGGAATGGTTTAAGGATTTTGCCGAATCCGAACCGGGCCATCGTCACGTTTCTCATCTGTATGGTCTGTATCCAGGTGAACAGATTAACCGATTGGATACGCCGGAACTGGTGGCAGCAGCACAAGTGTCATTGGAACGTCGGATCTCACAAGGTGGCGGGCATACAGGCTGGAGCTGTGCCTGGTTGATTAATCTGTATGCGAGGCTGCTGGATAGCAAGCTGGCACATCAGTTTGTTCGTACGCTGCTGGCTCGATCCACCCATCCCAATCTGTTTGATGATCACCCGCCGTTCCAGATCGATGGCAACTTCGGTGGCACTGCTGGTATTGCGGAGATGCTGTTGCAAAGCCATTTGGGCGAACTGCATTTGCTGCCAGCGCTGCCTGATCACTGGGCCAATGGCAGCGTGAAAGGGCTTCGAGCACGTGGTGCATACACAGTAGCAATGGAGTGGGCAGATGGCAGACTCTCAGGCGCTGAGATTAAGGCCGATCACGAGGGTTCGGTTACCATACGTAGTGCATATCCATTACGTGTGGAAGGCAATGAGCAGGCTAAGGCGCAGCTCACGCCTCAGGGAGATTATGTAGTTATTTTGACCATGGCCGCAGGACAAACGACCCGCGTGTCATCATGA
- a CDS encoding GH1 family beta-glucosidase, translating into MTIFQFPQDFRWGTATASYQIEGAAQEGGRGVSIWDTFARTPGKVFNGDNGDVACDSYHRYEEDIELMKKLGINTYRFSIAWPRIIPDGDGEINREGLDFYHRFVDKLLEAGIEPFCTLYHWDLPQTLEDIGGWGNRRTVDAFVKYAEVIFKEFSGKIHFWLTFNEPWCIAFLSNLLGIHAPGNKDLQTSINVAHGLLVAHGKAVQSFRRLGTTGQIGIAPNVCWAEPYSKSPEDQAACDRAIALNTDWFLDPIYKGSYPQFMVDWFEKAGATVPIQEGDMEIISQPIDLLGINYYTMGINRFNPEAGALQSEEVDMGLTKTDIGWPVESRGLYEFMHYLQKYGNVDVYITENGACINDDLENGKINDDRRIAYYEQHLAQIHRIINDGINLKGYMAWSLMDNFEWAEGYRMRFGLVHVDYRSLVRTPKESFYWYQNVIKNNWLETRV; encoded by the coding sequence ATGACGATTTTTCAATTTCCACAAGATTTCCGCTGGGGAACAGCAACAGCTTCCTATCAAATCGAAGGGGCAGCGCAAGAAGGCGGGCGCGGGGTATCCATCTGGGATACGTTTGCCCGTACGCCCGGCAAAGTATTTAATGGAGACAATGGCGATGTGGCTTGTGACAGCTACCACCGTTACGAAGAAGATATTGAACTGATGAAAAAGCTTGGGATCAACACCTACCGTTTCTCCATCGCCTGGCCGCGTATCATTCCGGATGGGGATGGTGAGATCAATCGGGAAGGGTTGGACTTCTATCACCGATTCGTCGATAAGCTGCTCGAAGCAGGAATTGAACCGTTTTGTACATTGTATCACTGGGATCTGCCACAGACACTTGAGGACATTGGGGGCTGGGGGAATCGTAGAACAGTGGATGCCTTTGTAAAATATGCCGAAGTCATTTTCAAGGAGTTTTCCGGTAAAATCCATTTCTGGCTGACGTTCAATGAACCATGGTGTATTGCGTTTCTGTCCAATCTGCTTGGTATTCATGCGCCAGGAAATAAGGACCTGCAAACATCCATTAATGTTGCTCACGGACTACTCGTTGCTCACGGTAAAGCCGTACAATCGTTCCGTCGCTTGGGTACAACAGGACAGATTGGTATTGCTCCCAATGTATGCTGGGCCGAGCCTTACAGCAAATCCCCGGAAGATCAGGCAGCCTGTGATCGGGCGATTGCTCTGAATACGGACTGGTTCCTGGATCCGATCTACAAAGGCTCTTATCCACAATTTATGGTTGACTGGTTTGAAAAAGCAGGTGCCACAGTACCGATTCAGGAAGGTGATATGGAAATCATCTCGCAACCCATCGACCTTCTTGGAATTAACTATTACACCATGGGGATCAATCGTTTCAATCCAGAGGCGGGTGCATTGCAATCCGAAGAGGTTGATATGGGACTTACCAAGACCGACATTGGCTGGCCCGTGGAATCACGCGGATTGTATGAGTTCATGCACTATTTGCAAAAATACGGGAATGTGGATGTCTACATCACAGAAAATGGTGCTTGCATCAACGATGACTTGGAAAACGGCAAAATCAATGATGATCGCCGGATTGCATACTATGAGCAGCATTTGGCCCAAATTCATCGGATTATTAACGACGGAATCAATCTGAAAGGTTATATGGCTTGGTCTCTGATGGATAACTTTGAGTGGGCGGAAGGATACCGTATGCGCTTTGGTCTGGTGCATGTGGATTACCGTTCGCTGGTCAGAACACCTAAAGAGAGTTTTTACTGGTATCAAAATGTGATCAAAAATAATTGGTTGGAAACACGTGTTTAA
- the cyoA gene encoding ubiquinol oxidase subunit II, whose protein sequence is MNKKPRSLIRIIIPVVLTLVTIALIVWPMLAGGQYVVLDPKGPIGASQRDLIVISTILCAVVIVPVLILSAVIVWRYRDKPDNKSAYEPNWAHSTKAEAIWWTIPIIIIGLLAIVTIRYTYDLEPSKPMASEKAPVTIQVSSLDWKWLFMYPEQGIATVNTLNIPADRPVKFELTADSPMNSFWIPQLGGQIYTMSGMAMTLYLQADHEGQYWGSGANFTGEHFAQMRFDVNATSEEDFDKWVNEVKQQSQPLTQEMYKTLAEPGTSNVAYYSSFPEGLFQDIVTKYVVDGQSAHSKHGEASGAKEITTQDVDKSAN, encoded by the coding sequence ATGAACAAGAAACCTAGGTCGCTAATTCGGATAATCATTCCGGTTGTCCTGACGTTGGTTACAATTGCATTGATTGTCTGGCCAATGCTGGCAGGCGGGCAGTACGTTGTTCTGGATCCGAAAGGGCCTATTGGCGCTTCGCAGAGAGATTTGATTGTCATTTCGACAATTCTGTGTGCAGTCGTTATTGTGCCTGTATTGATTTTGTCTGCTGTAATTGTATGGCGTTACCGCGACAAACCGGACAATAAATCTGCATATGAGCCTAACTGGGCTCATAGCACAAAAGCGGAGGCAATCTGGTGGACCATTCCAATTATTATTATTGGGTTGCTGGCGATCGTTACGATCCGCTACACCTATGATCTGGAGCCTTCGAAACCAATGGCTTCCGAGAAAGCACCGGTGACCATTCAAGTATCTTCACTGGACTGGAAATGGTTGTTTATGTATCCGGAGCAAGGTATTGCAACGGTCAACACGTTGAATATCCCGGCAGACCGGCCCGTAAAATTTGAGCTCACTGCGGATTCACCGATGAACTCGTTCTGGATTCCGCAATTGGGTGGACAAATTTATACAATGTCGGGTATGGCGATGACCTTGTACTTGCAAGCTGATCATGAAGGTCAATATTGGGGTTCAGGTGCCAACTTTACCGGGGAACATTTTGCCCAAATGCGTTTTGATGTTAATGCTACATCAGAAGAAGATTTCGACAAATGGGTAAATGAAGTGAAGCAGCAATCCCAACCGCTGACGCAAGAAATGTATAAAACACTGGCGGAACCGGGAACAAGCAATGTAGCTTATTATTCTTCCTTCCCTGAAGGGCTGTTCCAGGACATTGTGACCAAGTATGTTGTTGACGGTCAAAGTGCTCACAGCAAGCACGGTGAAGCTTCAGGTGCCAAAGAGATTACTACACAAGACGTGGACAAGAGTGCTAACTAA
- a CDS encoding cbb3-type cytochrome c oxidase subunit I, with product MLERLKEFASEFFVTGDPLIYGADVAIGITMITIVAVLTYFKKWGWLWRNWLTTVDHKKIGIMYIIASIIMLFRGGVDALMMRLQLAMPNMDFLHPEHYNQVFTTHGTIMILFMAMPFMFGLFNVIVPLQIGARDVAFPFLNALSFWLFFLGAMLFNLSFVIGGSPDAGWLSYPPLSELSHSPGVGQNFYIWGIQISGIGSLATGINFLVTIIKMRAPGMKWMKMPMFTWSVFSTCIIILFAFPILTVTLALLFLDRFAGAHFFTLDLGGNPMMYINLIWMWGHPEVYIVVLPAFGVFSEIVSTFSKKKLFGYKSMVFAMLIISFLSFFTWAHHFFTMGSGADVNAFFAVTTMLIAIPTGVKIFNWLFTMYRGRISMATPMLWTIAFIPCFIVGGMTGVMLSVAPADFQFHNSYFLIAHFHQVLIGGVAFGYFAGLYYWWPKMFGFKLEEKLGKWAFWLWNIGFYVCFMPQYAVGLMGMTRRLSTYGWDTGWWELNFVSTIGAFLMGAGFLFQVAQIADGIRKYKTLKASGDPWGGRTLEWSIPSPAPEYNFAVTPRGDDIDEWWEEKERRAKGIYPPEQPLEPIHMPKNSAIPFIMSIFWFIAGFGFVFGWLWMAILGLAGVGICMIARSFSYDTDYYIPVDEIKRTEASLRGSV from the coding sequence ATGTTAGAGAGACTTAAGGAGTTTGCATCGGAGTTTTTCGTTACCGGCGATCCGCTGATTTATGGTGCGGATGTGGCGATCGGAATTACGATGATTACCATCGTAGCGGTGCTGACTTATTTCAAAAAATGGGGCTGGCTCTGGCGTAACTGGTTAACTACCGTCGATCACAAAAAGATCGGTATTATGTATATTATTGCTTCCATTATCATGCTTTTCCGTGGTGGTGTGGATGCACTGATGATGCGTCTTCAGCTAGCTATGCCTAACATGGATTTCTTACATCCCGAGCATTATAATCAGGTCTTCACGACGCACGGTACGATCATGATCCTGTTCATGGCGATGCCGTTTATGTTCGGTTTATTTAATGTTATTGTACCGCTTCAAATTGGGGCAAGGGACGTTGCGTTCCCATTCCTTAATGCACTAAGCTTCTGGTTATTCTTCCTGGGAGCAATGCTGTTCAACCTGTCCTTCGTTATCGGTGGTTCACCGGACGCAGGCTGGCTCAGTTATCCGCCTTTATCGGAGCTATCGCATAGCCCGGGGGTAGGACAAAACTTCTATATATGGGGTATTCAGATTTCGGGTATCGGTTCCCTGGCTACCGGTATCAACTTCCTGGTTACCATCATTAAAATGCGTGCGCCAGGCATGAAATGGATGAAAATGCCGATGTTTACATGGTCGGTATTCTCCACTTGTATTATCATTCTGTTTGCTTTCCCAATCTTGACAGTGACACTTGCATTGCTCTTCCTCGACAGGTTTGCCGGGGCGCATTTCTTCACACTTGATCTGGGCGGTAATCCGATGATGTATATCAACTTGATCTGGATGTGGGGTCACCCTGAGGTATATATCGTTGTCTTGCCGGCATTCGGTGTGTTCTCCGAGATTGTAAGTACATTCTCGAAGAAAAAATTGTTTGGTTACAAATCAATGGTATTTGCGATGCTGATCATTAGCTTCCTGTCCTTCTTTACATGGGCGCATCACTTCTTCACGATGGGTTCGGGAGCAGATGTCAATGCATTCTTCGCCGTAACCACGATGTTGATTGCTATTCCGACAGGGGTTAAGATCTTTAACTGGCTGTTTACGATGTATCGAGGCAGGATTTCAATGGCAACTCCGATGTTGTGGACAATTGCCTTTATACCGTGCTTTATTGTTGGGGGTATGACAGGGGTTATGCTATCTGTTGCACCAGCTGACTTTCAGTTCCACAACAGTTACTTCCTGATTGCCCACTTCCACCAAGTGTTAATCGGCGGTGTTGCCTTTGGTTATTTCGCTGGTCTGTATTACTGGTGGCCTAAAATGTTCGGTTTCAAACTGGAAGAGAAACTGGGCAAATGGGCATTCTGGTTATGGAATATCGGTTTCTATGTATGTTTCATGCCGCAATATGCTGTCGGCCTGATGGGGATGACCCGTCGTCTGAGCACATATGGATGGGATACTGGCTGGTGGGAATTAAACTTTGTATCCACAATCGGGGCGTTCCTGATGGGAGCAGGTTTCTTGTTCCAGGTTGCGCAAATCGCAGACGGTATTCGGAAATACAAAACACTCAAAGCATCTGGCGACCCTTGGGGTGGTCGTACGCTCGAGTGGTCAATCCCTTCACCTGCTCCTGAATATAACTTCGCCGTTACACCGCGCGGAGATGATATTGATGAGTGGTGGGAAGAGAAAGAACGTCGTGCTAAAGGGATCTATCCACCTGAACAGCCGCTTGAGCCGATTCATATGCCTAAAAATTCTGCGATCCCGTTCATCATGTCTATATTCTGGTTCATCGCCGGTTTCGGCTTTGTATTCGGATGGCTGTGGATGGCGATTCTTGGACTCGCTGGCGTAGGGATTTGCATGATTGCTCGTTCATTCTCATATGATACGGATTATTATATTCCGGTTGACGAAATTAAGCGTACCGAAGCGTCGTTAAGGGGGTCGGTATAA